A genomic stretch from Hemicordylus capensis ecotype Gifberg chromosome 5, rHemCap1.1.pri, whole genome shotgun sequence includes:
- the SMKR1 gene encoding small lysine-rich protein 1 encodes MGSGGKGKGKGKGKGKGKGGKKSKKAANEVDILSPAAMLNVYYIAHNAAACLEYRGFPWPGSPKKKGKKRK; translated from the coding sequence GGAAGCGGGGGCAAAGGCAAGGGCAAGGGCAAAGGCAAGGGCAAAGGCAAAGGTGGGAAGAAATCCAAAAAGGCTGCCAACGAGGTGGACATCCTGAGCCCAGCGGCCATGCTGAATGTCTACTACATTGCCCACaatgctgctgcctgcttggAGTATCGTGGCTTCCCGTGGCCCGGCTCTCcgaaaaagaaagggaagaagCGGAAGTAG